The genomic stretch GCCACACTGACGGCAGTCAAAGAAGCGTGGTCGGCATTCGAGGCCCAAGGTTGGCAGCCGGAACTCATCGTTTGCGATAATAACTCCACCGATCAGACTGCGGAAGTGGCGCGCGCCCAAGGTGCCCACGTTGTTTTTGAACCAAACAACCAGATCGCTCGTGCGCGGAACAGCGGCGCGCGCGCGGCCAACGGTGACTGGCTGGTATTTGTGGATGCGGACTCGCACCCCAGCCGGGAATTATTCGCAGAGGTGGCACGGGAAATCCAACAGGGACGCGCCGTGGGCGGAGGCGCGGTGGTGCAAATGGACGGCCAAGTGCTGCCACCCATTGTCCGGCTAGCCAATGCGCTATGGAACGGCATCAGCCGGTGGAAGCGCTACGCCGCCGGTTCCTTCATCTATTGTGAGACCGCTGCGTTTCGCGAATTGGGCGGGTTCAGCGAAGACCTTTACGTCACCGAAGAAATCGAGTTCAGCCAACGCCTAAAGCGACTGGCGAAAAAACGCGGCAAACAAGTGGTCATCCTCACGCGGCATCCGCTGCTCACTTCCGCCCGCAAATTGCACCTGTATTCGCGCGGAGAGTATTTCCGGTTTCTGTGGCGCTCCGTCTTCAGTGGCGGACGGCAGTTTCGCAACCGCGATCAGTGCCATATCTGGTACGACGGTCGGCGGTGAGTGGTTGGCAAGTTTGACAACCTGACAAAACTCACTTCCAGTACATCGTCAGCACCTGGACATTTTTTGTATCGAGGCGGCGCAGGATGGCGAAGAATTTGCGGGTGCGCCCATCGAGGCTGACGGTCACTTCCACCTCGAACGTCGTGCTTTGAACGACAAAAAAACGGCTGATCTGGCCGACTAACGCCGGAGAAATTCCCGGGACCGAAGCCAGTTCACCGGGGCTGCGGTAAGGCATATCGTCCAGTGTGCCATCCGCGCCATCCGGTCCGGCGCGGCGCTTGATGATTTCCGCCGCCGTGTTTTCGTCAATTTCCGGGATGACTTGCAGCGCGGTGGCGCTGGCGGTGTTCAGGTTGATGCCCCGGCTGCCAAACGGGGTGAACAGGTCCACCAAGCCGGTGGTATAGGCGGGCCGCTCACGCTCACGAAGGCCATGCCGTGACCGGCTGAACATGTTCACCGAGGGCGGCCCGCTGTAGCGCGGTCCCCAGAACATTTCCGGTGTCACACCGCGAACCAGCAGCAATTCATTCATGTCGTCCACCGGCCCGTTCTTGGCGGAATACGGCGGGTTCAGCCCTTCATAGTAATCGCTTTCCGTGCCGCCGGTGCGCGGGGTGTCATCGGGGTCAATCCAGTCGAGGATGGAATTGACGACGGTCGTAAATTCAGAGGGATCGGCCCCCATGATGAGCAGCGCTTGCTGAAGGATCATTTCATCCGCCACGTTGACGTTGAACTTGCGTTCGCAGTCGGTGATTTTCACGGAAAACGACCCGCGCCCCAGCGGCACATTATCCATCTGCACATCCGCGATGACGCTATTGGAATTACCGGGGCCGCCCGCCCATTTCTGGTTGAGGGAATCGTAATTATTTTCGCCGGCAATGTTGCGCTGCTGGCCCAGCACATATTTGGCCAGTTCGATGCCGGAACGTCCCAGCCACTCCATTTCCGGGTCGTAGATGGCGTTGCGCGCCAGTTTGGTCTCCACTTTCATGGAGTAAGAGAAGCCGGCCACCAAGATGGATAGGAACGTAATGACAATCATCACGATGACGAGAGCAATCCCTTGCTGGCGATGTTTGAAGCGAAGTTGCATACTCACATTCATCGCATGATCCGTCCAGGCGGGGGGGGCGGAGGCATTCCCGGCGGCACCCCGGGCGGCTGATTGGGCGCACCGGGGATTTGATATCCGAGGGGGACCTTGGTAGCCACCGGAGCGATGATGCGGGTGGCGATTTCCCGCTCGCTCATCGGCACCATCGGCCCGTTGCCCATGCCCACCGCCACGCGCACCAATAGGGGGAGCGAGTTCGTTTTTGAAGCCGGCCATTCATCCATCCAATCTTTTTTATCGTTGTCCCAAAACTCCATTTTAAACAGGTCCACGCTCCGGCCCAACACAATTTCATACGGCTTGGCGTCCGCACCACCACGATCCACCGGCATGAGCAGCGGCCATTGCCGCAACATGAGTTTGTTCCCGCCTTCGTTATCCGGTTCCACCGTGATGCTGACGTGGCGCAACATTTGATCGCCGTACATGCCGCTGCCCGGGAACGATTCCGGCAACCGAGCCACCAGACTCAGCGTGGCAAACTCGCCCTTGGTATCCGCCACAAACCAGTAATGTTGCGGGTTGGCCTCGAAAACCTGGGCGGTCAGAATGGCGTCCTCGATGGCGCGCACGGCCACCCGTGAGCGCTGCGCGGCAATGGCGGCTTTTTGGGCAGCCATCGAACCCCGTATCACCGACGTCCAACTGGAATAAATGGAGGCCATGACAAAGGCGAAAATCCCCATCGCCAGCATGATTTCCACCAGGGTGAAGGCAAGGCAGGCACGGCGGAGCCCGAAGATTGCGGATTGCGGATTGCGGATTGCGGATTTGTCCGCTGCCTGACTTTGGCGGCTACCTTGGGCGATGTGATGGCACGTGCGCATATTCATCGGTTGCCAAAAGAGGACCGTCCTCCGAACCCACCGCCCGAGCGTTGGGAATCCGGTTTATACATGAACACGCTCAGGACTTGATACGGCTCGCGTCCGCGCCCTGTTTGTTTGAAGATGGCGAAATCCACCTGGTACAACCCATTGGACGAGGCCTCGTAGGATTCCCATTCCCAAGTGAAGCCGGGATACATCCTGCCGAAATCCCCATGTGCCCCCTTGCCATCCGGCAATTGGTTGGTCAATGAGAGTTCGGAGGCCAGCAAACCGCAATCCGGCCCGCTATGCTGCAAACTCCGCGCCGCCGAAAGCCCCTGGCTCATGACCCCGAGGATGGAAATCAACGCCACAAAGAAAATCCCCACGGCGATCATGACCTCCAGCAACGTGAACGCGCGCAAGGACACGCCCCGGACGGCCATCCGGTCCGAGCGCATTTGTTTGTGTGGCAGTTGCATGGCTGGTCGGGTTTACCGTTTTAGAAATTTGTGTGGATCCGATTCCAGTTCCGTCGTGGCGGTGATCACATCCAGTGAAATCTTGCGCATCTCGTTATTCTCCGCCCGCAGCACAATGGTGAACTCGTCGCACGTGCTGTTGGGGAAAAAGCGCACCCGTGCCTCGTCCGCCTCCTGCAATTCAATGAAATTCACGCCCATCAAGTCAATGATAATGCGGTCGGGAATGGTGACAGTATCGCTTTTCCCAGGAGCTACAATGGTATGTTCCCGAGGGTGGATGATCATTTCCTTGGGTTCCCCGGTGAGAATGGCCTGGGCACGCGTGGAAGCGCAGGCATCCATCACATCCGTCACCACCTGGCGGAGTGAATCCTTTTCCGCCGCGCGGAACATGGCGGGAATCCCGATGCCCAGGACCAGCGCCATGATGGCGACCACGATCATGATCTCGATCAGGGTGAAACCACGCCGTGCCAACCACCGGCGGGGGGCCGGATGCATGGCGGGAAAGATGTGGCGGCGGGTCCGCATGGCAAATAGTTAGCGACCAATGCTGCTGGTGATGGCAAACATGGCGGAGAGAATGCTGAATAACAGCAAGCCCACCCCCATGGCCATGAAAATGATCATGATGGGCTCAATCAGGTTGGTCATGACCCGCAAGGCGAGGATGAGTTCACCCTCGTAGGTTTCCGCCAGGTTGCGCAGCGCCCCGGGCACATCGCCGGTGTCCTCGCCAATCTTCAGCAGGTCAATCATCAATTGCGGGAACACCCCGCTCTTGGCCATCGGCTGGGCAAACGTCTTGCCATCCGTGACGGCCTCGCGGGTTTTGGCGATGGCCTCTTTGAGCGCGACATTGGGAATCACCTGCTCGGTGATTTTCAAGGCGTTCAGCACTGGCACTCCGTTTTGCAACAACGTCGCCAGGGTTCGGGAGAATTGGGCGTACAGGTTTAATTTGACCACTTTACCCAACACAGGCGCGTTTAATTTCCAATGATCCATGGTGCGCCGTCCGGCTTCCGAGGCGCGAAACCGCATGAACAACACCACGCCGGCGGCACCCACCAGACCGCCGAGCACCCAGGCGGTGGGGCTGACAAACAGATCGCCCACGGCAATCAATAATTTGGTGGAGGGCGGCAACGGCACCTTCATGCCCTCGAAAATCTCCTTGAACTTGGGCAGCATGAACGTCATGAAAAAGAAAATAATGCCGACGCCCACACAGGCGACGACCGCCGGGTAAATCAGTGCCGAAATGAATTTGGACTGCACCTCCGCAAACCGGTTAAGATGGTCTGCCAACCGTCGCAGCACTTCCACCAGCGCGCCGCTTTGCTCGCCCGCGCGCACCATGTTGATATACATGTCGGTGAAAATCACCGGCTGACGGGCCATCGAATCCGAGAGGCTTTTGCCTTCCATCACGTCCTGCTTCAACTGCCGGCTGGTTTCGGCGGGAATGCCTTTGGATTCCAGGTGGGTCATGCTGTTTAACGCCACCGTGAGCGTCATGCCGGAATTCAGCAGGTTGGCCAACTGTTGGGTGTAGGTGGCGATCTCCTGGATTTTGGGTTTACGCTGCCCGGCAAACAGCCCGACGAGCGCTGGCGGCATGATGGCGGCCAACCCTCGGGCGGGTGCCCCGCCCTGCCCGGTCTGCCCACTCTTTTTCGCCCCGGCCTTTTCCGACGCGCCGCCCTTGGGCAGGTCAATTTTGACAGGCAGCAGCCCGAGGCGTTCGATCTGCGTGAGGGCCGCGGCGCGGTCCGGCACATCCAACACACCCTGCACTACCTCGCCGTTCCGGCGACGGGCTTTATAAGCAAACTGCGGCATGACACAAGCCAACCATTAAAGGGAGTCCCACACAAGCGCGTTCAATGCGCGGCAGGCACGGTTGCAAGCAACCACTAGTAGATACTCCGCCGCTGGTGAAAAGTTGCGATTTTCATTGGCACCACAATCCCTCACCGCAACGCCTGATACCGTTGCCAGACGGGCTCGGGCCAGGTCTTGATCAACTGATGCGCGGGGAAGCCCACGAGGGTCACAGTCGTGTGGCCTTGCGCCATGGGGGTGCGCTGCTTTTCGTGGATCAAATAATGTTGAAAGACGAGGCGGCCCTCATAGGCAGGCTGAATGCGGTGCGTGGTGTAAAGCAGCAGGCGTTGCCCGAACTTCACCGCCTTGCGGTATTGGCACGTATTCTCCACAACCATGGTGGCCACGCCCAATTCCAAGGCTTCCGCCAGCGGCAACACCTCCAGCATGATTTGCAGGCGCCCCTGCTCGAACCAAAGGAAATACACGGAATTATGCACGACACCCATCATGTCGGTATCGTGAAACGCCGGCTCGAGGCTCAGCGTGCGCTTGATCAATCGGCCTGGGTGGGACGGCGGCATCGCAGGTCGGCGCAATAGCTACAGTTCATCCAATTTGACGGTGAGGCTCTTGGGCATGATCGGCGGCATGGAGATGCTTTGCACCACCGGCCCCGCTGCACTGCCGAGGCGGAACGTCAAACCGGAATAGGCCAGTTCCGCCGGAAAGATGGCCAAGCCCAGTTGCCGCCCGAGTACATAAGAGTGGCAGGTAGTCACCACTTCGGCCACCGGCTGCCCCTGATGATACAGGCGCGCGCCCGCTTGCAACCCTTCGCAACCCGGCGCGGCGGAGACCCCGATGATCTTGCGGCGCAGTCCGTCGGTCCGGCGCTGCTTGATCGCCTCGGCACCCAGAAAGGTATCCTTGTCAAAATCAAACATCCACTGCAGCCCCAGCGGGAGCGGGTCCCGCACCAATCGGCCTTCCTGCTGGATATTAAAGAACCGGCCTTCGAGCCGCAACGCATCATGCACTTCCACGCCGCACAGCGCGCCACCCAAGGCTTGAACTTCGGCTTTCAACGTATCGAACAGTACCGCCGCCACCGTCTGCGGCACGAGCAGCAGATAACCGAATTC from Verrucomicrobiota bacterium encodes the following:
- a CDS encoding glycosyltransferase, with the translated sequence MKISIIIPAYNEEKLLPATLTAVKEAWSAFEAQGWQPELIVCDNNSTDQTAEVARAQGAHVVFEPNNQIARARNSGARAANGDWLVFVDADSHPSRELFAEVAREIQQGRAVGGGAVVQMDGQVLPPIVRLANALWNGISRWKRYAAGSFIYCETAAFRELGGFSEDLYVTEEIEFSQRLKRLAKKRGKQVVILTRHPLLTSARKLHLYSRGEYFRFLWRSVFSGGRQFRNRDQCHIWYDGRR
- a CDS encoding helix-hairpin-helix domain-containing protein, with amino-acid sequence MQLRFKHRQQGIALVIVMIVITFLSILVAGFSYSMKVETKLARNAIYDPEMEWLGRSGIELAKYVLGQQRNIAGENNYDSLNQKWAGGPGNSNSVIADVQMDNVPLGRGSFSVKITDCERKFNVNVADEMILQQALLIMGADPSEFTTVVNSILDWIDPDDTPRTGGTESDYYEGLNPPYSAKNGPVDDMNELLLVRGVTPEMFWGPRYSGPPSVNMFSRSRHGLRERERPAYTTGLVDLFTPFGSRGINLNTASATALQVIPEIDENTAAEIIKRRAGPDGADGTLDDMPYRSPGELASVPGISPALVGQISRFFVVQSTTFEVEVTVSLDGRTRKFFAILRRLDTKNVQVLTMYWK
- a CDS encoding prepilin-type N-terminal cleavage/methylation domain-containing protein, encoding MRTCHHIAQGSRQSQAADKSAIRNPQSAIFGLRRACLAFTLVEIMLAMGIFAFVMASIYSSWTSVIRGSMAAQKAAIAAQRSRVAVRAIEDAILTAQVFEANPQHYWFVADTKGEFATLSLVARLPESFPGSGMYGDQMLRHVSITVEPDNEGGNKLMLRQWPLLMPVDRGGADAKPYEIVLGRSVDLFKMEFWDNDKKDWMDEWPASKTNSLPLLVRVAVGMGNGPMVPMSEREIATRIIAPVATKVPLGYQIPGAPNQPPGVPPGMPPPPPPGRIMR
- a CDS encoding prepilin-type N-terminal cleavage/methylation domain-containing protein, which translates into the protein MRTRRHIFPAMHPAPRRWLARRGFTLIEIMIVVAIMALVLGIGIPAMFRAAEKDSLRQVVTDVMDACASTRAQAILTGEPKEMIIHPREHTIVAPGKSDTVTIPDRIIIDLMGVNFIELQEADEARVRFFPNSTCDEFTIVLRAENNEMRKISLDVITATTELESDPHKFLKR
- a CDS encoding type II secretion system F family protein, whose product is MPQFAYKARRRNGEVVQGVLDVPDRAAALTQIERLGLLPVKIDLPKGGASEKAGAKKSGQTGQGGAPARGLAAIMPPALVGLFAGQRKPKIQEIATYTQQLANLLNSGMTLTVALNSMTHLESKGIPAETSRQLKQDVMEGKSLSDSMARQPVIFTDMYINMVRAGEQSGALVEVLRRLADHLNRFAEVQSKFISALIYPAVVACVGVGIIFFFMTFMLPKFKEIFEGMKVPLPPSTKLLIAVGDLFVSPTAWVLGGLVGAAGVVLFMRFRASEAGRRTMDHWKLNAPVLGKVVKLNLYAQFSRTLATLLQNGVPVLNALKITEQVIPNVALKEAIAKTREAVTDGKTFAQPMAKSGVFPQLMIDLLKIGEDTGDVPGALRNLAETYEGELILALRVMTNLIEPIMIIFMAMGVGLLLFSILSAMFAITSSIGR
- a CDS encoding acyl-CoA thioesterase encodes the protein MPPSHPGRLIKRTLSLEPAFHDTDMMGVVHNSVYFLWFEQGRLQIMLEVLPLAEALELGVATMVVENTCQYRKAVKFGQRLLLYTTHRIQPAYEGRLVFQHYLIHEKQRTPMAQGHTTVTLVGFPAHQLIKTWPEPVWQRYQALR